In Corticium candelabrum chromosome 1, ooCorCand1.1, whole genome shotgun sequence, the genomic stretch ataagatactgtgaatatgcatcatcaactgctccatctcatcatagtaaagaaacaccgccctttggtatttatcaagttttgaaaccagaattactgtaacagctagccctCATATATGGAGCCCTATCTGAGAAGACTCCCAATCTAACAGCCAGGGACACAATGAATGGCAGATCGCTCAAGTGAGcattatagatataaatagataTACCCACCATCATCATGTATGCAAATCTATTCAGAAATCACTTTCAGCATGGCTGGTCTCCCAAAAGATCCtgcaaataatctatcaaatgtacaaagtacaatagctaaaagcactacgagtcaaaatgcaatgcagctatacaaacttagttgcactcatttcttcagaaaatTGGTCACGGCAGCTCCCTGAAGAAAAGGCACTTTCTGTGTAACTCTGGAGAATCTCAAAAgatgaactaaaaattcaaaccttctttgacttacaagtgcagtacatacaactgaaacattgcatgcaagtacctTATCGAGATCcagaaatgttaattaatcgaaACATAGGTGATTTATGCCTAAACCACACATGTAATTTGTCTTCTGGCAGGTGCAATAATGGAAGTTATCCAGGTTACTCTtctagaatctgcaacaaccagaataaagaagttacgttgactctatttacaatattgactgtgttaattaatcaaagaaaatatgaaatgtattaaatcaataaatattaactgcaataatcaatcgacatttactatataaatttaattaataacattgactgtagacatcaatcaaaacttccaccactaaatattagctcaccactacatattaactgaattcacaacaacaaatgtcctggattgttcatattccttgatctatagagaggaacagattgCAGTTAGAgttttcagaatgagtgttcagaacaagttatTCCTGTTTTATGttcagcaaactgtgcacccactagagaaataagcatcttcattgtgtgtgttctaattttattgttaaaatggatcatggattgcttctattttaggctaatgaaaaactgtgttcttttgcaacagactgtccatgGCGCAGATCAACAGCTTCCTGTaatcctgcctgtttgccatacatttcttatgtaaaacaaattaattgcagtaacagcagagGACacgattaattaaaaaacgggttcttctgcaatagttactatatatatatatatatatatatatatatatatatatatatacatatatatatatatatatatatatatatatatatatatatatatatacatatatttagaaatacatatatttttacatAAATCCATCtacgtgggtatctaacacacattatccatatatatatatatatatatatatatatatatatatatatatatatatatatatatatatatatataaaaaaaaaaaaaaaaaaaaaaaaaaaaaaaaaaaaaaaaaaaatatatatatatatatatatatatatatatatatatatatatatatatatatatatatatatatgtatatatacatacacttataaattataaattactatttattaaatcacatttaaggttaaaaaatactaccataaatacataaattgtgctttaatgttactaaatactgtattctaataaattaacaattagttaaattaactaatatcaattaactagcaaactGTACAAACTCCTGCCGTCTTGTATAATAACTGCATCACgcaaagcttttctggagtcaattgtttctcgagaaagtcgatttctgcaaagaaaacggtttgtagcaaccaacatttcccatattggggctctcccttcactagccactgttgcttactgagtgtggtaactgctcgcagagaaagcgcaattcccacaATCTGTCAGCATAGCACctcacatttcgaactactagccatttgtgcacgtgagaatggtctaccgtgcacgtgcaagttaaacttatccgggctatatatccgggatgtgtgtgtgaagtggacccCAAAAAAAAATTTGCGCGTACTCGTTCGGGACGTCCGCCTACACTCGCCTACTCGGGAAATGTCTTCGGCACGTCACAACTAGCGCTAGAGACCTCCAGTACTGTTCCGAGTTGGCACGAATATTCATTTTGAGTGACCGCACATCTGCACTAAAAACTAAGAGGAGGTGGACCCTAGTGGGGTCCACGTGCCCCGTTACTGAATGATATCAACGTTATTCGATGTCAGCCTCTTCTCTAGAAAGCGCTGCTGATACTAACACACACGCAGAAGATCACGATAATGACATCTTTGTTGACGTCGAAGCAACAGTTGACTTGGGCTTGCAATTAGAAGAGCCAAACGGAAGAGCAGAGTCGGTCTATAATGCAGCGAAAAATGGCAATTTGCAGTTCTTAGAGAGAGTGGTCGCGTCTGAACGCGCCAAACTGGGTGTTCAAAACGTCTCTTGCGTTGTTTCTCAGCCATTCAACAAGGTCGTTCCATTGGCTATAGCAAGCAAACATGGACAACTAGATTGCGTGCGCTACCTATTACAGGAGTGCAAAGTAGATATCCACAGTAGGTCAGATATAATCTCGGATACGACTAAGAAAGAGGTCAAACAGGCAACACCACTGTGGATTGCATCGACAGCGGGACAAGTTGGAATTGTTCGTTATTTGGTCGAAAATGGAGCAAACGTCAATTCAGGAACAGAAACCATGTCAACTCCACTTCGTGGTGCATCCTTTCATGGTCATCTTGAAATTATGGATTTTCTTCTCAAGAACGGGGCAAACATCAACACTCCCAATCATATCGGGCAATCGCCGATTATGATTGCAGCATTGCGACAACAAATCGCTGCAGTAAAGCTATTGCTTTTACATCAAGCTGATATTCATCAGAGAACGCAGCATGGATACAGTGCATTGCACATGTCTGCTAGTAAAGGCAATGTTGAACTGCTAAAGCTTCTTCTCGATGCCGGAGCAAGGAATGAAAAAGACAATTTGAAATTATTACCAATGATGTTGGCTGCAGCAAATTGTCATACTGAAGCAGTTCACTTCTTTATGGAGCGATATGATTGTGCAACAAACGATGCAGCGAATGCTTTGGAATTGTGTGGAGCAACTGCTATTGATAGGGAGGACAATATAGATCGAGCAATGGGTCTATGGGAACAGGCTATCAAACTTCGTATGTCTGCTATGAGCAAGGGCTCTGATGACTGGAAAGATAAGGATCCACCAGTTGCTGCACCTTGTGCTGCTTATGATAATTTTGTTGAAGCCTCAACAGAGGAAGAACTAGCCACATTGGTGAATTGTTCTGATTTTGTAATATCTCACCATGCTCTTCATATTAATTCTCTTCTTATTCGAGAACGTGTTTTAGGTGCGCTGCATCCTCACACATCGTATTATATTAATCTATATGGTTCTACTTGCACTGACAATCATTTATATAAACGGGCCTTACAATTATGGACACACGCACTCAACATGGAGAGAGTGTTGTTTGATTATGACATCGAAGAAATTCAGGAAGATTTGCTTATGCGAGTGGATGGATTTGAGGACATGCTGCTTGATTCATTCTACCCGGATGTTACTCCTTTTCTGGAATGGGCCATTGACGTAGTCAGTGATAGGACCAAGAAGGGGCAGTCTACATGGAAATGCCATGCTGCAGCTGTAATGCTTGCATCTCAGTGGTTGCGGTCTGCACAAGGAGATTGCCATAGACTTGGTCCCAATGGACTTGACATTACAAGGAAGCTGGTGAGACTGAGAAGTAACCCAGATGGATGTACTTCATTGCATTTGGCAGTAGATGCAGGATTGCCTCGCCGTTGTGAGTCCCTGTGTGAATTCCCAGATCTTGAATTTGTTCAGTTTTTATTAGGAAATGGTTCAGACCCAAATTGTCTGAATGCTGCCCAACATACGTCTCTTCACATCGCTGCTCTCAATCAACCATCAGAGGAAGCAAAGAATGTTATTGATCTTCTCCTTGATTGTGGAGCTGCCGTTGACATCCGTAGTTCTGATGGATGCACACCTATTGATCTGTACAGGAGCACTCATGTTTGGGATCCTGAACAGTCACTCTGTGAACGCCTTTACCATCCTGGTGTTTTGTCTCTGCAGTCCTTGGCTGCAGCTCGATTAGCTCATTGTGGAATGTCATTGCAAGAATCGGGACTCACTCAGAAGCTAAAAGATTTTGTAAGGCTGCGTTGCACTGACAAAGATGAGGACTCCTAATACTAATAAACTAGCCAACAGTCTTTTAGCTTAAGTTGTGGGCTGTattgacaatgacaatgaaCATGGTGTTTCTTGCATAAATGAATTCATGCTGACACATTGCTAATATGGATACTTTGTGCTAAATACATGAATAGCAAATGACAGTATTTTACATCAACACGTACAAATATTTACACAATAATCATTATTTATAATCTACCAATGCATACCAAGATCGATAACTTAACAGTTTGATATATACTTTGCCTAAGAGCAAGGACGAGTCATAGGATGAATTCTGCATTCAGATTGTTTCCAAACTCATAGTCCTAAGTCACCACATTTCTTTATCGTAGTATTAATGGTCTCTTCGTAAGATGTTCATCATGTCTGTAGGCAAAGCAGCTGTGACCTGTCAAATAGAATTAACTTGTTCTATTGTTTTACATTATTTCTGACACAGtggaaattaattgtttgttctCTATGTGACCTGTTGCAATGAAGGTTTACTGTGGGGTAATTGTCACAGCCTAATTGCTCTACTGCATAGTGACAAAAGCAAAGCTGTTCTTGCTAACATTATCTAAGCTGCAACCCAAATATTCCATGAATCATATAGAAAACGTACAGTGGGTTGCCAGAAGTCTTGCTAGGTGCACCGTACAGCTACATAAACACTACCCTGTATGAAAATCAACAGTGAATACACGAATGGATATGTTGTGCACAAGCGCATATTTGGACAATCCATTAATTGTCCCGTACTGTACAATCCATGGAATAATTGCCTGTACAAACCATGGATCGtcaatacaaaccatgcacaCCTAGCCATAGCCCCCCTAACCctgtaaccctaaccctaacccataaccctaaTATTCAAATTACCCAGATAAACTGTTCATGCTTTGCGCatgacaatatatatatatatatatatatatatatatatatatatatatatacatgtatatatatcaaCAACCCTGCTTATCATGGATGCCACTCTAAGTGTTGAATTACTTCAAGTGGTAGTTTTTGCAATCAAATTTAATTCATTGCTTCTTTGACTTAATCCTTGTGAATGAACCTGACACGTGCTGTCGTGAGCTATACCTTTTATGCACTACCCAAAAGTGTTCTTTTGGATTGAGGTCA encodes the following:
- the LOC134188894 gene encoding protein fem-1 homolog C-like, with amino-acid sequence MSASSLESAADTNTHAEDHDNDIFVDVEATVDLGLQLEEPNGRAESVYNAAKNGNLQFLERVVASERAKLGVQNVSCVVSQPFNKVVPLAIASKHGQLDCVRYLLQECKVDIHSRSDIISDTTKKEVKQATPLWIASTAGQVGIVRYLVENGANVNSGTETMSTPLRGASFHGHLEIMDFLLKNGANINTPNHIGQSPIMIAALRQQIAAVKLLLLHQADIHQRTQHGYSALHMSASKGNVELLKLLLDAGARNEKDNLKLLPMMLAAANCHTEAVHFFMERYDCATNDAANALELCGATAIDREDNIDRAMGLWEQAIKLRMSAMSKGSDDWKDKDPPVAAPCAAYDNFVEASTEEELATLVNCSDFVISHHALHINSLLIRERVLGALHPHTSYYINLYGSTCTDNHLYKRALQLWTHALNMERVLFDYDIEEIQEDLLMRVDGFEDMLLDSFYPDVTPFLEWAIDVVSDRTKKGQSTWKCHAAAVMLASQWLRSAQGDCHRLGPNGLDITRKLVRLRSNPDGCTSLHLAVDAGLPRRCESLCEFPDLEFVQFLLGNGSDPNCLNAAQHTSLHIAALNQPSEEAKNVIDLLLDCGAAVDIRSSDGCTPIDLYRSTHVWDPEQSLCERLYHPGVLSLQSLAAARLAHCGMSLQESGLTQKLKDFVRLRCTDKDEDS